The DNA window AATTAATTGAGTCTAATAAAACCTATACAAAGCAAAAAAATATTACCTGTATCGTGGACGTTGATAGTGAATTATCTTGGTTTACTGATAAGGATTTGTTATTTTTATTAATGAATGACGTATTGGTTAATGCAATCCGGTACGGTGCGAGTGAAATTAAAATTTCAACGCTTGTGGAAGATGGCTATCTTTGTATTACTGTTGAAGACAATGGTTCAGGCTATCCACAAAGAATGCTAGATATGTCAGACGCTGCGATGGAATCGTTGTGTGTAAGCGAAGGAAGAACAGGCTTAGGCTTATTCTTCGCAAGAATGATTGCACAGACACATAAAAACAAGAATCGACAAGGAAGTATCAAACTGAGTAATAATAGCGTTACAGGCGGAAGTATATTTAAGGTACTATTGCCCTGAAGGATAAGTAACCGACTCCTAAACGGAAACCTATAATGTTCACAATTGTTATACTTTTGATCGCCATCGTTATCGTCGCAGGCATATCTGCGAGTGCTGTTCAACAGCACAAAGAGCGCAAAGAAGCAGCGAAGCGAGAGGAAGTTAGTCGTCAAAGAGCAATTATCGACGAGACCGAAAACGCACTCACGGCTGCCGGGCAAATGCCTGTTTCACAACAGCTCATTGCCATCATTTTGCGAAGAATTCAGAATTCAATGAAGCAAAGTTTGCAGCAAAGCCCTAACCCAGATTTAAAACAGCGTTTGAATGACACCTCAGTGCTTTTAAAAAACATTGATTTAGCTGAACCGACTCCAGACCACAGTACATTCAAGCTTCCAGCCAATGACAAAGTGATTATCAAATACATTCAGGCAGTTAAGAAATTACGAGTAATTTTGCGCTCTGAGCACGGGAAAGGAAATATCACACCTAAAGTATTCGCAGCGGAAGACAAAAGCCTAGAACGACTGCAGCTAAGGGTCAATATAGAAACCTTACACAAGCGAACCGCAGACGCGATAACCGGTAACATGCAAGGCAGCGCAAGACAGTATATTGAAAAAGCAGTTGCTGCATTAAAAGCACACAAACCACAGGACGAATATACAACGACACGGATCTCTGAATTCGAAAGTATGTTGAATAATTTAGAAACTGCAATGAAGGAAAGCAACTTAGCTGCAATTGCTATCGAAAAAGAAAAAGAAAGTGAGGACATTGATCAGCTATTCGGCCCTAAAAAGAAATGGTAGCTTGCGGAGTTTTTGTACTTTCCATCAATTAAGGATTCAATTTTAGACTTTCAATGAAGGCCTGAGCGGCAAAGGATAAAGAACGGTCTTTTGGCGTTATTAGACCAACCCGCTTTATGATGTCCAAGCCCAACACTTTTTTACTGATGCAGCCCTTTGCCTCCATTTGCTTTTGCACCATAGACGGCACAATAGCAATTCCCATTCCCGAATAAACCAAATTCCCAATAGTGCTAAATTGAGATGCTTCAACTGCAATGTTTATTTTTCGATCGCCGTTTATCAGTTTTTCGTCGACCCATTTACGGGTGGTAGAGCCCCTATTCATGCTTACAAAGGGATACTTAATAACGTCATCTAGTGTGAGCTCTGCGCCTACATTGAGTGCATGATCGGGTGGCATGATCACGACAAATTCATCATTAAACATCGGATAAAAGTTTAATAGTTCATGTTCTTCCGGTTCGAATACAAAGCCCATTTCTGCCCTTTCACGCAACACACTCTCAATCACTAACTCCATCACCACATCATGTACTCTGATACTGATATTAGGTTGCGCGTAACCGAAGGAGGCCAATAAAGACGGCAATCTACCTTCAGCAAAGGACGGCATTGATGCTAGTGTCAATAAACCTTTTTCAAGCGTAAAAAGCTGTTTCACATCGTAAAGTGCATTCTCCCAGTCGTCTAATAATCGTTTAGCAACGGGTAAAAAAGAAGCACCTTCAGGTGTCAATTTAACGCTTCTTGTCGAGCGACTAAAAAGAGCGCCTCCAAGCTGCATTTCCATCTTTTTAATTGCACTTGATAGTGCAGGTTGAGATATATGTCGCTTTTCTGCAGCTTCGGCAAATGACTGGTATTTTGCTAATTCAATAAAGGCTTGAAGATTTTTAATTGAAACCATAATCGCACTCCTATTCCGTGATATAAACTAACGTACCAAGCTTCCTTTGGCTTTCGCATTAATAACTATTATTTATTAATACTGATAATAAATCAATTTTACAAATGTAACATCTTGGTAAATAATATCTAACGAATAAACAACATAAGAGAGTACTCATGGCTGGTTTTGATAAGGTAGTAACAAGCTACGCAGACGCGATGCATGGACTTGAAGATAACATGACAATCATTGCAGGCGGATTTGGCCTGTGTGGCATTCCTGAAGGCTTAATTGCAGAAGTTAAGCGCATGGGAACCAAAGGACTCACTGTGGTATCCAACAACTGTGGCGTTGATGGTTTCGGTCTTGGTGTTTTATTAGAAGACAAACAAATTAAGAAGATGGTCTCGTCATATGTTGGCGAAAACGCCCTATTTGAAAAACAATTACTCAACGGCGAACTCGAAGTTGAACTAACGCCACAAGGAACACTCGCAGAAAAAATGCGAGCTGGCGGCGCTGGTATTCCTGCATTCTATACGGCTACTGGCTTCGGCACGCCAGTTGGCGAAGGTAAAGAGAGTCGTCAATTCAATGGCCGTGATTATATTCTTGAAGAGGCTATTACCGGTGACTTTGCAATCGTAAAAGCATGGAAAGCCGACCGCTACGGTAACTGCATGTATAGACACACCGCGATGAATTTCAATCCAATGGCAGCAACAGCGGGCAAAATAACAGTGGTTGAAGTTGAAGAGATTGTGGAACCGGGTGAACTTGAGCCAAGTCAAATTCATACACCAGGCATCTATGTTGACCGTGTTATTCAAGGGTCATTCGAAAAACGTATCGAACGTTTAGTTACGTCAAAAGGAGCATAATCATGGCATTAACAAGAGATCAAATTGCAATGCGCGTCGCTCAAGAATTCCAAGATGGCGATTACGTGAACTTAGGCATTGGTATTCCTACTCTAGCAGCTAATTATGTTCCTAAACACATACAGGTTATGCTGCAGTCCGAAAACGGATTATTGGGAATGGGGCCTTATCCAACTGAGGATCAAGTAGACGCTGACATGATTAACGCTGGCAAAGAAACCGTAACGGCTTCGACCGGCGCCTCTATTTTCAATTCAGCAGAGAGCTTTGCGATGATCCGTGGCGGGCACGTCGACTTTACTGTCCTAGGCGCATTTGAAGTAGATGTCTCTGGCAGCATCGCATCGTGGATGATCCCGGGTAAGTTAATCAAAGGAATGGGCGGCGCAATGGATTTAGTTGCTGGCGCAAAGAATATCATTGTCACGATGACACATGCGGACAAACACGGCAATTCAAAACTCCTACCATCATGCACACTGCCATTGACCGGTGTAAATTGCATTACACGGATCATTACAGATTTAGCGGTACTTGAGGTTAAGGACAACGCCTTTCATTTGAGAGAGCGCGCGCCTGGCGTCACTATTGATGAGATTAAAGAAAAAACAGCTGGAAAACTTGTCGTTGACGGTGATATCCCAGAGATGAAACTGAGCTAAGTGGGAACACCCGCCTAATTATTGCTATTTTCTAGCTAGAATCTAACCCCGACAGTAATATGTTGGGGTTTTTCTTTTATAACGGGTCTATTTCAAGGATAATGCAAAGGAATTATTCAAAGAGGCTCTATCTTGTTATTTTCTGAACTCCCTATCGACAGTCGCGTACTGAAAGCGTTATCAATTATGCAAATTGAAACGCTAACAGAAGTACAGCACAAAAGTATTCCCCATGCACTTATAGGCAAAGACGTTGTTGCTGGCGCAAAAACAGGTTCAGGAAAAACACTCGCATTCTTAGTGCCTGCGGTAAATCGTTTACTTACCAGCAGACCGCTCACAAAGGCCGACCCTAGAGCGATTATATTAGCGCCCACTCGTGAGCTTGCTAAACAAGTGTTCATGCAGGCTAAAAAGCTTACCGCCACTCAAAACATATCTGTAGCGTTAATCGTGGGCGGCGAAAACTATAACGATCAGGTGAAAATATTGCGTCAAAACCCTGACATCATTGTCGGCACGGCAGGTCGAATTGCGGACCACATTAATGGCAAAAGTTTCTTCCTCAACGGAATCGAACTGTTGATATTAGATGAAGCAGATCGCATGCTTGAACTTGGCTTTTCGGAACAACTTGACCTAATTCATCGCTCTGCAAATCACCGCAAGCGTCAAACAATGATGTTTTCAGCAACAATCGATAGCGCCGCGGTTCACGCTATGACTGAGAAAATGCTGAATGCTCCAGAACAAATTGTTATCGACAATGTTGCTATACCGCACGCTGACATTGAGCAAAAGTTCTTTTTGTCTGACGGTGTGACGCACAAAGACCAATTACTTCTAAAATCGTTGGTAATGGCAAATAGGACTCAAGCTATTGTGTTTACCGCGACGCGCGAAGACACCGGTCGTATTGCCAAACAGCTTGAAGATGAAGGCTTTGCAGCAGTTAGCCTGCATGGAGAATTAGCGCAAGGTCAACGCTCTAGCGTTATCAACGCATTCTCTCGTGGCCTGCACACTGTTTTGGTTACCACCGACCTAGCTTCGCGTGGACTTGACCTATTAAATGTTGCTTTAGTGATCAATTACGATTTGCCTAAATTTGCAGACGAGTACATTCACCGTATAGGCCGCACTGGCAGAGCCGGTAATAAGGGCGTTGCAATCTCGTTTGTCAGCGGTAAAGACTGGCATAGCTTTAGCGCAATCAAGTCGAAAATGCCTCAAGACTATTCGTTTTCTGAATATGAAGAATTGCCTGCTAAGTTTAAAGGACGACGTGCGTTCGTTGAGAAGAAAACCGAAAGCAAGGCAAGCGTGAAAGCAAAACCAAAAGCCATTAAGAACCCTGTTAAGAAGCGCGTAAGAACAATGGATGCTGTAGATACTGGCTTCATTCCTGTGAAGCGGAAAGCCAGAGTGGTTGTAGATGATGAAGATAACAGTACTGATTTAAACTTTGACACGGATACTGATAGCAAAACAGATATTTAAAGCAGATACAGCAACAATGACTGATTTTGTTGTGGTGACTAATGAGCGGCTGACGCTTATTGTGCAATGTGACCGCCTGAGCTAAGCACTCAGCTTCACACCAAAAATTGTCCTCTGTTTGCGTTTTGTTTTTTACGTCAAGCCAGTAGCCTTTTTTGAAATTATTCCAGTATAAAAAATTCTCTTTAATTTAAATAGTGAGCTAAATATTATGAGTCGTTCTTTTATTGGTAGTGCTCTGTCGAATAGCACAACAAAAGCCCTATTATTGGGCTCCGGTGAACTTGGTAAAGAAATTGCGATTGAATTACAGCGACTTGGTGTCGAAGTCATTGCTGCAGATAGCTATGCAAATGCACCTGCAATGCAGATAGCGCATTCTTCGTATGTCCTAAGTATGCTTGATGGAGAGCGTTTAGAGGAAATTATTCGAAAAGAAAAGCCTGACTTCATTATTCCTGAAGTTGAAGCTATTGCCACAGCGTCGCTTATAAAATTAGAGGCTGAGGGCTTTAATGTTGTGCCTAGTGCGCGCGCAACAAAGCTAACTATGGATAGAGAGGGGATCCGCCGCTTGGTCGCTGAAACGCTTTCGGTAAAAACCTCTCCTTATGTCTTTACTGATAGCAAAGACGAATACCTGCAAGCAGTAAAAGAAATTGGTATCCCTTGTGTTATTAAACCAGTGATGAGCAGTTCAGGCAAAGGACAAAGCATAATTAAGTCAGAAGCAGATTTAGAGTCTGCGTGGGCTTATTCCCAAGAAGGAGGTCGCAGCGGCGCCGGACGGGTAATTTTGGAAGGCTTTGTTCCGTTTGATTATGAAATTACATTACTAACCGTAAGTGCGGTTGATGGTATTCATTTTTGTGCCCCTATTGGCCACCGTCAGGAAAATGGTGACTATCGTGAATCTTGGCAACCCCAAATAATGTCAGATTTGGCATTACAAAAAGTGCAAGAAATAGCGACCAAGGTAGTTAAAGAATTGGGTGGACACGGACTCTTTGGTATGGAGTTTTTTGTGAAAGACGATGAGGTCTACTTTAATGAAGTTTCTCCTCGCCCACACGATACAGGTTTGGTTACGCTTATGTCTCAAGACCTCTCTGAATTTGCTTTACACGTAAGAGCCATTCTAGGCTTGCCAATCGGGAAAATTACTCAATATGGACCAACAGCGTCCAGTGTCATTTTGGGTAATGGTCATTCTCAAGATATTAAGTTCGCCAACCTAAGCGAAGCTTTGGGTTTGGTCGCCGGCTCACAATTGCGCTTATTTGCTAAGCCAAATATCGCGGGTAAACGCAGATTAGGAGTCGCTATCGCGAGAGGCGACAGCACAGTGAAAGCAACTGAAAATGCTAAGTTGGTGTCAAGTAATGTTGAAGTGCTATATTAGATAAATTAAGGATCAATTAGAGGGGCTACTTATCGCCCCCCTGCATTTGCATTCAGCTTATAAGAGCTCGGGAGAATTTTTAGAATAGATCGCCAGTCTTAATATTCCCACCAACCATCTTTCCACCATTCTAGAAACTCTTCAAAGTCGATATATCCATCATTATTACCATCAATGAGCGAAAAGCCTTCTTGGACGTTTCCCGCCTTTGTTTTTGGAGATAATATTGTTAATAACTCGATGAACTCACGAAGGTCAATTTG is part of the Glaciecola nitratireducens FR1064 genome and encodes:
- a CDS encoding sensor histidine kinase is translated as MLDNQPCSHSTQSDNLSIDFASVMAVAVHDMKNSLSLLMQTIEDLSKSLSPAQDESRQQIVDLHYEANRMNTTLVQILSLYRAELDSLPLNIDECFMEDLVYELIESNKTYTKQKNITCIVDVDSELSWFTDKDLLFLLMNDVLVNAIRYGASEIKISTLVEDGYLCITVEDNGSGYPQRMLDMSDAAMESLCVSEGRTGLGLFFARMIAQTHKNKNRQGSIKLSNNSVTGGSIFKVLLP
- a CDS encoding LysR family transcriptional regulator, which encodes MVSIKNLQAFIELAKYQSFAEAAEKRHISQPALSSAIKKMEMQLGGALFSRSTRSVKLTPEGASFLPVAKRLLDDWENALYDVKQLFTLEKGLLTLASMPSFAEGRLPSLLASFGYAQPNISIRVHDVVMELVIESVLRERAEMGFVFEPEEHELLNFYPMFNDEFVVIMPPDHALNVGAELTLDDVIKYPFVSMNRGSTTRKWVDEKLINGDRKINIAVEASQFSTIGNLVYSGMGIAIVPSMVQKQMEAKGCISKKVLGLDIIKRVGLITPKDRSLSFAAQAFIESLKLNP
- a CDS encoding CoA transferase subunit A is translated as MAGFDKVVTSYADAMHGLEDNMTIIAGGFGLCGIPEGLIAEVKRMGTKGLTVVSNNCGVDGFGLGVLLEDKQIKKMVSSYVGENALFEKQLLNGELEVELTPQGTLAEKMRAGGAGIPAFYTATGFGTPVGEGKESRQFNGRDYILEEAITGDFAIVKAWKADRYGNCMYRHTAMNFNPMAATAGKITVVEVEEIVEPGELEPSQIHTPGIYVDRVIQGSFEKRIERLVTSKGA
- a CDS encoding CoA transferase subunit B; its protein translation is MALTRDQIAMRVAQEFQDGDYVNLGIGIPTLAANYVPKHIQVMLQSENGLLGMGPYPTEDQVDADMINAGKETVTASTGASIFNSAESFAMIRGGHVDFTVLGAFEVDVSGSIASWMIPGKLIKGMGGAMDLVAGAKNIIVTMTHADKHGNSKLLPSCTLPLTGVNCITRIITDLAVLEVKDNAFHLRERAPGVTIDEIKEKTAGKLVVDGDIPEMKLS
- a CDS encoding DEAD/DEAH box helicase; its protein translation is MLFSELPIDSRVLKALSIMQIETLTEVQHKSIPHALIGKDVVAGAKTGSGKTLAFLVPAVNRLLTSRPLTKADPRAIILAPTRELAKQVFMQAKKLTATQNISVALIVGGENYNDQVKILRQNPDIIVGTAGRIADHINGKSFFLNGIELLILDEADRMLELGFSEQLDLIHRSANHRKRQTMMFSATIDSAAVHAMTEKMLNAPEQIVIDNVAIPHADIEQKFFLSDGVTHKDQLLLKSLVMANRTQAIVFTATREDTGRIAKQLEDEGFAAVSLHGELAQGQRSSVINAFSRGLHTVLVTTDLASRGLDLLNVALVINYDLPKFADEYIHRIGRTGRAGNKGVAISFVSGKDWHSFSAIKSKMPQDYSFSEYEELPAKFKGRRAFVEKKTESKASVKAKPKAIKNPVKKRVRTMDAVDTGFIPVKRKARVVVDDEDNSTDLNFDTDTDSKTDI
- the purT gene encoding formate-dependent phosphoribosylglycinamide formyltransferase, whose translation is MSRSFIGSALSNSTTKALLLGSGELGKEIAIELQRLGVEVIAADSYANAPAMQIAHSSYVLSMLDGERLEEIIRKEKPDFIIPEVEAIATASLIKLEAEGFNVVPSARATKLTMDREGIRRLVAETLSVKTSPYVFTDSKDEYLQAVKEIGIPCVIKPVMSSSGKGQSIIKSEADLESAWAYSQEGGRSGAGRVILEGFVPFDYEITLLTVSAVDGIHFCAPIGHRQENGDYRESWQPQIMSDLALQKVQEIATKVVKELGGHGLFGMEFFVKDDEVYFNEVSPRPHDTGLVTLMSQDLSEFALHVRAILGLPIGKITQYGPTASSVILGNGHSQDIKFANLSEALGLVAGSQLRLFAKPNIAGKRRLGVAIARGDSTVKATENAKLVSSNVEVLY
- a CDS encoding EF-hand domain-containing protein; its protein translation is MSQDKKLTAEQIAEIRKDFDFFDRDLNGQIDLREFIELLTILSPKTKAGNVQEGFSLIDGNNDGYIDFEEFLEWWKDGWWEY